The Bdellovibrionales bacterium DNA segment GATGCTTTTATTTACGTCTGGCGGAGGCTCAACGATCATCTGATAATCACTCTTACTGATTTTAAAAACTTCAATTTTTTTGTGAATGAGTTTTTGAATGTCTTCCAGCTGCGGCTTTTCTTCGCTGCTGCAGAAGGAGACTGCAATTCCTTTATTAAATCCGCGCCCGGTCCGGCCGATGCGGTGAACATAATTTTCAGGATTATCGGGGAGATCGTAGTTGATCACATGTGTAACGTCGGCGACGTCAATTCCGCGAGCGCTCACATCTGTAGCGATAAGAATTTTATTCTCGCCATTTCGAAAGGCTTTCATCACCACTTCACGATCGGTTTGATCTTTCTCGCCATGAATCGTCTGAGTCGCAATATGGACTCGAGCCATAGCCTTAGCGACACGCTCGGCGCGGACCCGTGTCCGCACGAAAATGATGAATTTACCCTCTGGATTTTGTTTGATGTATTCTGCAAGGAAGAATCGCTTATCGTCCATTTCAACAAAAATCACTGAATGACTGATGTTTTTAGAGACGGGATCCTCTGGCGAAATTTGGATCCGTATGGCATTGCTGCGAACCTGTGAGTAGGCTAAGCGCTTAATTTGAGGGTTAATAGTCGC contains these protein-coding regions:
- a CDS encoding DEAD/DEAH box helicase, giving the protein MKFDKFHLSQDLLRNLTALGFFRTTDIQYKAIPSILRGEDVLAIAQTGTGKTAAFAIPVIHGIHSRKGSKHVRGIKCLVMVPTRELAQQIGEVFTALSKHTKVKSFAMFGGVDEDPQIKKLQEGIDVLIATPGRMFDLIRKGFLNLDHVETLVLDEADRMLDLGFIDDVEGVKKELTRGHQTLFFSATINPQIKRLAYSQVRSNAIRIQISPEDPVSKNISHSVIFVEMDDKRFFLAEYIKQNPEGKFIIFVRTRVRAERVAKAMARVHIATQTIHGEKDQTDREVVMKAFRNGENKILIATDVSARGIDVADVTHVINYDLPDNPENYVHRIGRTGRGFNKGIAVSFCSSEEKPQLEDIQKLIHKKIEVFKISKSDYQMIVEPPPDVNKSIQDLIQDEENFREQKRKKRR